Proteins co-encoded in one Arachis hypogaea cultivar Tifrunner chromosome 13, arahy.Tifrunner.gnm2.J5K5, whole genome shotgun sequence genomic window:
- the LOC112733742 gene encoding nicastrin isoform X2, whose translation MAPAFLPLFYFLLFFFFAFHLPLCFSGESSAMESVPDLQNTMYKVIDGDPCVRLLNLSGPIGCANPGRDKVLAPIIGFENVDGMSESSAILVSFEDFPSLFNRISDDLSFASKVAGVLVKSRTDVQNNLKGFSPDQKFPQAQFAPYHNFSYEWNPIGSGIMWKYYNFPVFLLTESATATIEEFVIRNENKKRAYTSNVAEFDLVMQTTKSGTHDSKSCLKEATCLPLGGYSVWSSLPPINVSSSKQSKPIILAVASMDSASFFRDKSLGADSPISGLIALLAAVDALSHVHGLGDLSKQLVFAVFTGEAWGYLGSRRFLVELEINSDAVHGLNHSSIETVVELGSVGKGYNEGVKNFFAHKEGGSAATDMTMTALKRAQESLLSANIKVASASASNPGIPPSSLMTFSKENSAISGVVLEDFDSVFVNKFYHSHLDDLSNVNSSAVVAAASLVARTLYILASDSKDVEDSVLASINVNVSLVKQLMGCLLACDPGLSCELVNKYISPTSTCPSHYVGVIVDEPSSTPYPGYINDVPRFVWNFLADITSIPREYINSSGCQQGCSRDEVCIKAETDGKGVCILSTTRLRCAIYFLRELWQ comes from the exons ATGGCGCCAgcctttctccctctcttctacttcctcctcttcttcttcttcgcatttCATCTTCCCCTCTGCTTCTCCG GGGAATCGAGCGCCATGGAGTCGGTTCCTGATCTTCAGAACACCATGTACAAGGTCATCGATGGAGACCCTTGCGTCCGCCTTCTTAATCTTTCTGGACCAATTGGTTGTGCAA ATCCTGGGCGAGATAAGGTTTTGGCTCCAATAATAGGATTCGAAAATGTTGATGGGATGTCAGAGTCTTCTGCTATATTGGTCTCATTTGAAGATTTTCCAAGTCTCTTTAACAG AATATCAGATGACTTAAGCTTTGCAAGTAAAGTTGCTGGTGTACTGGTCAAATCAAGAACTGATGTGCAGAACAACTTAAAGG GATTCTCTCCGGATCAAAAATTTCCACAAGCTCAATTTGCTCCTTACCATAATTTCAGCTATGAATGGAACCCTATT GGCTCTGGTATTATGTGGAAGTACTACAATTTTCCTGTTTTCTTACTCACAGAAAGTGCCACAGCGACTATTGAAGAG TTTGTAATAAGGAATGAGAACAAAAAAAGAGCTTATACATCTAATGTGGCTGAGTTTGATCTGGTGATGCAG ACGACAAAATCTGGAACACATGATTCGAAGTCTTGTTTAAAAGAAGCAACTTGCCTTCCTTTAGGTGGATACAG TGTCTGGTCATCTCTTCCTCCAATCAATGTTTCATCCTCAAAACAGTCGAAGCCCATTATACTGGCAGTAGCATCTATGGATTCTGCTTCATTTTTTCGGGACAAAAGCCTTGGTGCAGACTCTCCTATTTCT GGTTTAATTGCATTGCTGGCAGCAGTTGATGCACTTTCTCATGTGCATGGTCTTGGTGACCTTAGTAAACAG CTTGTTTTTGCAGTTTTCACTGGAGAAGCATGGGGTTACCTTGGAAGTAGGAGATTTTTGGTAGAACTTGAGATAAACTCAGATGCTGTTCATGGCCTTAATCACTCATCAATTGAAACG GTCGTTGAACTTGGCTCTGTTGGGAAGGGTTACAATGAAGGTGTTAAAAACTTTTTTGCTCACAAAGAAGGG GGTTCTGCTGCCACTGATATGACAATGACTGCCTTGAAACGTGCACAAGAGTCGCTGCTATCTGCAAACATAAAGGTTGCATCTGCAAGTGCCTCAAATCCAGGGATACCTCCATCATCGTTAATGACCTTTTCAAAAGAG AATTCAGCAATCTCTGGTGTTGTCTTAGAAGATTTTGACTCTGTCTTCGTCAACAAGTTCTACCATAGTCATCTTGATGATTTAT CGAATGTGAACTCGTCAGCTGTGGTTGCTGCTGCTTCTCTTGTTGCCCGGACCCTTTACATACTTGCTAGTGATTCTAAAGATGTAGAAGATTCAGTTTTGGCTTCTATAAATGTAAATGTCTCACTTGTCAAACAACTTATGGGTTGCTTATTGGCCTGTGATCCTGGTCTTTCTTGTGAATTGGTGAATAAATATATTTCACCCACATCAACTTGTCCAAGCCATTATGTTGGCGTTATCGTAGATGAACCTTCATCTACACCTTATCCAGGATACATTAATGATGTTCCCAGGTTCGTCTGGAATTTTCTAGCTGACATAACGTCAATCCCCAGGGAGTATATTAATAGCTCAGGTTGTCAACAAGGCTGCAGTAGAGATGAGGTTTGCATTAAAGCAGAGACAGATGGCAAGGGAGTTTGTATTCTCTCTACAACTAG GTTAAGATGTGCCATTTATTTCTTACGTGAATTGTGGCAGTAG
- the LOC112733742 gene encoding nicastrin isoform X1, which produces MAPAFLPLFYFLLFFFFAFHLPLCFSGESSAMESVPDLQNTMYKVIDGDPCVRLLNLSGPIGCANPGRDKVLAPIIGFENVDGMSESSAILVSFEDFPSLFNRISDDLSFASKVAGVLVKSRTDVQNNLKGFSPDQKFPQAQFAPYHNFSYEWNPIGSGIMWKYYNFPVFLLTESATATIEEFVIRNENKKRAYTSNVAEFDLVMQTTKSGTHDSKSCLKEATCLPLGGYSVWSSLPPINVSSSKQSKPIILAVASMDSASFFRDKSLGADSPISGLIALLAAVDALSHVHGLGDLSKQLVFAVFTGEAWGYLGSRRFLVELEINSDAVHGLNHSSIETVVELGSVGKGYNEGVKNFFAHKEGGSAATDMTMTALKRAQESLLSANIKVASASASNPGIPPSSLMTFSKENSAISGVVLEDFDSVFVNKFYHSHLDDLSNVNSSAVVAAASLVARTLYILASDSKDVEDSVLASINVNVSLVKQLMGCLLACDPGLSCELVNKYISPTSTCPSHYVGVIVDEPSSTPYPGYINDVPRFVWNFLADITSIPREYINSSGCQQGCSRDEVCIKAETDGKGVCILSTTRYVPAYSTRLKYESGVWNVLPSNSSDIMEIVDPVWTESNWNSIGMRVYTVQNAAYDRIVLFGGIALTILSYLGVAFSRALITKAMKRD; this is translated from the exons ATGGCGCCAgcctttctccctctcttctacttcctcctcttcttcttcttcgcatttCATCTTCCCCTCTGCTTCTCCG GGGAATCGAGCGCCATGGAGTCGGTTCCTGATCTTCAGAACACCATGTACAAGGTCATCGATGGAGACCCTTGCGTCCGCCTTCTTAATCTTTCTGGACCAATTGGTTGTGCAA ATCCTGGGCGAGATAAGGTTTTGGCTCCAATAATAGGATTCGAAAATGTTGATGGGATGTCAGAGTCTTCTGCTATATTGGTCTCATTTGAAGATTTTCCAAGTCTCTTTAACAG AATATCAGATGACTTAAGCTTTGCAAGTAAAGTTGCTGGTGTACTGGTCAAATCAAGAACTGATGTGCAGAACAACTTAAAGG GATTCTCTCCGGATCAAAAATTTCCACAAGCTCAATTTGCTCCTTACCATAATTTCAGCTATGAATGGAACCCTATT GGCTCTGGTATTATGTGGAAGTACTACAATTTTCCTGTTTTCTTACTCACAGAAAGTGCCACAGCGACTATTGAAGAG TTTGTAATAAGGAATGAGAACAAAAAAAGAGCTTATACATCTAATGTGGCTGAGTTTGATCTGGTGATGCAG ACGACAAAATCTGGAACACATGATTCGAAGTCTTGTTTAAAAGAAGCAACTTGCCTTCCTTTAGGTGGATACAG TGTCTGGTCATCTCTTCCTCCAATCAATGTTTCATCCTCAAAACAGTCGAAGCCCATTATACTGGCAGTAGCATCTATGGATTCTGCTTCATTTTTTCGGGACAAAAGCCTTGGTGCAGACTCTCCTATTTCT GGTTTAATTGCATTGCTGGCAGCAGTTGATGCACTTTCTCATGTGCATGGTCTTGGTGACCTTAGTAAACAG CTTGTTTTTGCAGTTTTCACTGGAGAAGCATGGGGTTACCTTGGAAGTAGGAGATTTTTGGTAGAACTTGAGATAAACTCAGATGCTGTTCATGGCCTTAATCACTCATCAATTGAAACG GTCGTTGAACTTGGCTCTGTTGGGAAGGGTTACAATGAAGGTGTTAAAAACTTTTTTGCTCACAAAGAAGGG GGTTCTGCTGCCACTGATATGACAATGACTGCCTTGAAACGTGCACAAGAGTCGCTGCTATCTGCAAACATAAAGGTTGCATCTGCAAGTGCCTCAAATCCAGGGATACCTCCATCATCGTTAATGACCTTTTCAAAAGAG AATTCAGCAATCTCTGGTGTTGTCTTAGAAGATTTTGACTCTGTCTTCGTCAACAAGTTCTACCATAGTCATCTTGATGATTTAT CGAATGTGAACTCGTCAGCTGTGGTTGCTGCTGCTTCTCTTGTTGCCCGGACCCTTTACATACTTGCTAGTGATTCTAAAGATGTAGAAGATTCAGTTTTGGCTTCTATAAATGTAAATGTCTCACTTGTCAAACAACTTATGGGTTGCTTATTGGCCTGTGATCCTGGTCTTTCTTGTGAATTGGTGAATAAATATATTTCACCCACATCAACTTGTCCAAGCCATTATGTTGGCGTTATCGTAGATGAACCTTCATCTACACCTTATCCAGGATACATTAATGATGTTCCCAGGTTCGTCTGGAATTTTCTAGCTGACATAACGTCAATCCCCAGGGAGTATATTAATAGCTCAGGTTGTCAACAAGGCTGCAGTAGAGATGAGGTTTGCATTAAAGCAGAGACAGATGGCAAGGGAGTTTGTATTCTCTCTACAACTAG GTACGTTCCAGCGTATTCAACACGGTTAAAATATGAATCGGGTGTTTGGAATGTTTTGCCCTCAAATTCCTCTGACATCATGGAGATTGTGGATCCTGTCTGGACAGAAAGCAACTGGAATTCGATAGGTATGCGGGTCTACACTGTCCAAAATGCTGCTTACGACCGCATTGTTCTGTTTGGGGGTATTGCTCTGACAATCCTGTCATACCTCGGGGTAGCATTCTCAAGAGCTTTAATCACCAAAGCTATGAAGAGGGACTGA
- the LOC112733743 gene encoding protein RGF1 INDUCIBLE TRANSCRIPTION FACTOR 1, giving the protein MSSSSSNQVAKAKKVKKALQPEWLKSLLKRTFFESSCATHPVLKNELNQYCVTCTELICQNCASGPKHVLHKVITIYKHSYKAVVRIDAMREHIDCSQIQPYKSNKLSVIALEPLPHHGSVKWRRASSCKTCRRKLANPNLYRYCSISCKVRAVLKKSDHSVPPFILLKEDQKEEAGTSKRVNKRKGTPARAPFF; this is encoded by the exons ATGAGTTCTTCTTCGTCTAACCAAGTGGCCAAG GCTAAGAAAGTGAAGAAAGCTCTTCAGCCGGAGTGGCTTAAGTCTCTTCTGAAAAGGACTTTCTTTGAATCTTCCTGTGCAACTCATCCTGTGCTTAAGAATGAGTTAAACCAATACTGTGTAACCTGTACTGAGCTAATTTGCCAAAATTGTGCATCTGGACCCAAACATGTTCTTCATAAGGTGATCACAATCTACAAGCATAGTTACAAAGCTGTTGTTCGCATTGATGCTATGAGAGAGCATATTGACTGCTCACAAATTCAG CCTTACAAATCCAATAAGCTTTCCGTTATTGCTCTGGAGCCTCTTCCGCACCATGGTTCTGTAAAATGGAGAAGGGCATCATCATGCAAGACCTGTAGGAGAAAGTTGGCCAACCCCAATTTATATCGTTACTGCTCCATATCTTGCAAG GTCCGAGCTGTTTTAAAGAAGTCTGATCATTCAGTTCCTCCCTTCATTTTGCTTAAGGAGGATCAAAAGGAGGAAGCTGGAACCAGCAAGCGGGTAAATAAGAGAAAGGGAACCCCTGCCAGAGCTCCCTTCTTCTAA